Proteins encoded together in one Psychromonas sp. psych-6C06 window:
- a CDS encoding TetR/AcrR family transcriptional regulator, translated as MKQALKSELSKQLILNEAFKLFYEEGFKTTSIDKIMKATTMTKGAFYHHYANKKELGIEVITQKLQRRVQKRMVYPLYQNGNAYAILEDTFLNSLKSFSMYEKKHGCPTNNLINEIGDYENVYQKALKNIIEEWKRALVELIDRGKSENTFKKNISSAAAAIYLISAFEGIRGIRKLYDDDEVINEYINGLSMYLNQIKQ; from the coding sequence ATGAAACAGGCATTAAAATCTGAACTTTCCAAACAACTAATTCTTAACGAAGCCTTTAAGTTGTTTTACGAAGAAGGTTTTAAAACAACAAGCATTGATAAAATAATGAAGGCAACTACGATGACCAAAGGAGCCTTCTATCACCATTATGCAAATAAAAAAGAATTAGGCATTGAAGTAATTACCCAAAAATTACAGCGTAGAGTTCAAAAAAGAATGGTATATCCTCTATACCAAAACGGTAATGCATATGCTATTTTAGAAGATACTTTTTTAAACAGCCTTAAGTCTTTCTCCATGTATGAGAAGAAACACGGTTGCCCCACAAATAATCTCATCAATGAAATTGGGGATTATGAAAATGTATATCAAAAAGCACTAAAAAATATTATAGAGGAATGGAAAAGGGCACTCGTAGAATTAATTGATAGAGGAAAGTCTGAAAATACCTTCAAAAAGAATATTTCAAGTGCTGCGGCCGCTATTTATTTAATCAGCGCCTTTGAAGGTATACGTGGAATTCGAAAACTTTATGATGATGATGAAGTAATCAACGAATATATAAATGGGCTATCTATGTACCTAAATCAAATAAAGCAATAA